One Pseudomonadota bacterium genomic window carries:
- a CDS encoding type II toxin-antitoxin system prevent-host-death family antitoxin, with amino-acid sequence MKLVNVHEAKTHLSKLLERAHAGEEVIIGKGGRPYARLVPLKPAQRRVAGLLGNKQLGDSFFDELPQEELEGWER; translated from the coding sequence GTGAAGCTGGTCAACGTTCACGAAGCAAAAACGCACTTGTCGAAGCTGTTGGAGCGCGCCCACGCGGGTGAGGAGGTGATCATCGGCAAAGGGGGCAGACCCTACGCGCGGCTGGTGCCCCTGAAGCCGGCGCAACGCCGGGTCGCCGGGCTGCTGGGCAATAAGCAGCTCGGAGACAGCTTCTTCGACGAGTTGCCGCAAGAGGAGCTCGAGGGGTGGGAACGTTGA